Proteins co-encoded in one Nicotiana sylvestris chromosome 7, ASM39365v2, whole genome shotgun sequence genomic window:
- the LOC104241464 gene encoding epidermis-specific secreted glycoprotein EP1-like, with protein sequence MSPSLPTTLVASLFLFCQIFSSIAQVPVENTFKFVNEGELGPFVVEYQADYRVFSGIFTNPFQFCFYNTTPNAWTLALRMGTVRSESLMRWVWEANRGNPVKENATFSLGTDGNLVLAEANGRIAWQTNTAKKGVTGFKLLPNGNFVLHNSKGKFIWQSFDHPTDTLLVGQSLRLSGPNKLVSRASMKKNVNGPYSLEVKPKIFGIYNRTKLAVELAWFDFKNSTLESIKLNSGNQRVKLDYRLAKSTTRNSHVMAFTKINTTLTYLRLEIDGNLKAYTFYEDKEEDRFRWRVTYNML encoded by the coding sequence aTGTCTCCTTCATTGCCTACTACACTTGTTgcctctctctttcttttctgcCAAATATTTTCTTCAATTGCCCAAGTCCCAGTTGAAAACACCTTCAAATTCGTCAATGAAGGTGAATTAGGACCTTTTGTTGTCGAATACCAAGCAGATTATCGTGTTTTCTCTGGAATTTTCACTAATCCATTCCAGTTCTGTTTTTACAACACTACCCCTAATGCATGGACACTAGCTTTGCGCATGGGTACTGTCCGTTCCGAATCTCTAATGCGTTGGGTATGGGAAGCTAATAGGGGAAATCCTGTCAAGGAAAATGCCACTTTTTCTTTAGGAACAGATGGAAATCTTGTCTTGGCAGAAGCTAATGGTCGAATTGCTTGGCAAACAAACACAGCTAAAAAAGGCGTCACTGGTTTCAAGTTGTTACCAAATGGTAACTTTGTCCTTCATAACTCAAAGGGAAAATtcatttggcagagtttcgaccaTCCCACCGACACTCTTTTAGTGGGTCAATCTCTCCGCTTGTCAGGCCCGAATAAGCTTGTGAGCCGGGCCTCCATGAAAAAGAACGTAAACGGGCCTTACAGCTTGGAAGTGAAACCGAAAATATTCGGTATCTATAACAGAACCAAGCTTGCCGTGGAATTAGCTTGGTTTGATTTCAAAAATAGCACTTTGGAATCAATAAAATTGAACAGCGGAAATCAAAGGGTGAAGTTGGACTACAGATTGGCTAAATCAACAACAAGAAATTCCCATGTTATGGCGTTCACTAAAATCAACACAACTTTAACATACCTTCGGCTAGAAATAGATGGAAATCTCAAGGCCTACACTTTCTACGAAGACAAAGAAGAAGACAGATTCCGTTGGCGCGTAACTTATAACATGCTTTAA